A single Anopheles maculipalpis chromosome 3RL, idAnoMacuDA_375_x, whole genome shotgun sequence DNA region contains:
- the LOC126565102 gene encoding regucalcin-like, translated as MASYKVEQLPSPLSVLGEGPHWDVERQSLYYNDIYGGSIHRYDYAENKTYNATIDGFPVISFIIPVKGNDHHFIIGTDRKVTLVDWDGRSEKATFVRTVGSVEPTLEDNRFNDAKVDSKGRFYGGTMRLEAKGDIFEMRLGTFYRYDAKRGEFVTLKKQIGVSNGLCWNETGNLLYYIDSCDLDVKEYQVDENGDLSGERVVIDFRVNGEKPSFVPDGMTIDANGSLYVATFGGSTVYKVNSKTGNVELEIKLPCEQVTSAAFGGPNLDILYVTTAAKEFKTPQPAPAGALFAVTGLGVKGTPMYPVDLS; from the exons ATGGCATCGTACAAGGTTGAGCAGCTACCGTCGCCACTGTCCGTGCTTGGGGAAG GACCTCACTGGGATGTGGAACGACAGAGCCTGTACTACAACGATATCTACGGAGGATCGATCCATCGTTACGATTACGCTGAGAATAAGACCTACAACGCAACCATCG ATGGCTTCCCGGTGATCTCGTTTATCATCCCAGTCAAGGGTAACGATCATCACTTTATCATCGGCACCGATCGTAAGGTAACCCTTGTCGACTGGGATGGTCGCTCGGAGAAGGCCACTTTCGTCCGTACGGTCGGTTCAGTGGAACCGACCCTGGAGGACAACCGTTTCAACGATGCGAAGGTGGACAGCAAGGGACGCTTCTATGGCGGTACTATGCGGCTCGAGGCTAAGGGTGACATCTTCGAGATGCGCCTCGGTACCTTCTACCGGTACGACGCCAAGCGCGGTGAGTTTGTGACGCTGAAGAAGCAGATCGGTGTCTCGAACGGGCTGTGCTGGAATGAGACGGGTAACCTGCTCTACTACATCGATTCCTGTGATCTGGACGTGAAGGAGTACCAGGTGGATGAAAATGGTGATCTAT CCGGTGAGCGTGTTGTTATTGATTTCCGTGTCAATGGCGAGAAACCTTCGTTCGTGCCGGACGGTATGACCATCGATGCGAACGGTTCGCTGTATGTCGCTACGTTTGGCGGATCTACCGTTTACAAGGTTAACTCAAA AACGGGTAATGTGGAGCTGGAGATTAAGTTGCCATGCGAGCAGGTGACGTCGGCTGCATTCGGAGGACCGAACTTGGATATCCTGTACGTGACGACAGCGGCCAAGGAGTTTAAGACGCCGCAACCCGCCCCGGCTGGTGCACTGTTTGCGGTAACTGGACTCGGTGTGAAGGGAACTCCCATGTACCCAGTTGATCTGAGCTAG